From the Daucus carota subsp. sativus chromosome 8, DH1 v3.0, whole genome shotgun sequence genome, one window contains:
- the LOC108199838 gene encoding cyclin-T1-3, giving the protein MAEEGGSSVGERWYYSRKEIEENSPSRRDGIDLKKETYLRKSYCTFLQDLGMRLKVPQVTIATAIVFCHRFFLRQSHAKNDRRIIATVCMFLAGKVEETPRPIKDVIIVSYEIIHKKDPAASQRIKLKEVYEQQKELILLGERVVLATLGFDFNVHHPYKPLVEAIKKLGGQNSLAQVAWNFVNDGLRTSLCLQFKPHHIAAGAIFLAGKFLKVKLNDTEKVWWHEFDIIPHQLEEVSNQMLELYEQNKVPPSQTSEVEGSVGGGVAPRATTKAPAANEEHVANSSNLQGGITTSKSGTLKLAPSRPDQSYLDNHGAPSKATQNQSDDHASSDMTSIPSHKRDSDYDPESSNHSEEHGDEDLESKTVRSKIKERGDLKEKNHDRNLNYKESIDTDKVKAALEKRKARGATTRKMDFTDEDDLIERELEDGVELAVESEKIKQERKQSLSKHPDEEEDGPQGVERNSLSGQDFNNVEGELDTFDDADRGYHSPNPSNRKRKVGSPPDETLEGKQRVDYMPASHHDSQHVFLEDRERDHKRHVQGNHV; this is encoded by the exons ATGGCGGAAGAAGGCGGAAGCAGTGTCGGTGAGCGGTGGTATTATTCGAGAAAGGAGATTGAGGAGAATTCGCCTTCGAGGAGAGACGGGATTGATCTCAAGAAAGAGACGTATCTGCGGAAATCTTATTGTACTTTCTTGCAAGATTTGGGGATGAGGCTTAAAGT GCCTCAGGTTACCATTGCTACTGCAATTGTTTTTTGTCACCGATTCTTCCTTCGGCAATCTCATGCGAAGAACGATAGGAGG ATAATTGCAACAGTATGTATGTTTCTTGCGGGCAAGGTTGAAGAAACTCCTCGTCCCATAAAAGATGTTATAATTGTTTCTTACGAAATTATTCACAAGAAGGATCCTGCTGCTTCACAAAGGATAAAGCTAAAG GAGGTCTATGAACAACAAAAAGAACTGATTTTGTTAGGAGAACGTGTTGTTCTTGCTACTCTCGGGTTTGATTTTAATGTGCATCATCCATATAAGCCCCTTGTGGAGGCAATAAAGAAACTTGGGGGTCAAAATTCCCTCGCTCAAGTTGCCTGGAATTTTGTGAATGATGG GCTTCGGACATCTTTATGCTTGCAGTTTAAGCCTCACCACATTGCAGCAGGTGCCATTTTCCTTGCTGGCAAATTTCTAAAAGTAAAGCTTAATGATACCGAGAAGGTTTGGTGGCATGAGTTCGATATTATACCACACCAATTGGAGG AGGTTAGCAATCAAATGCTAGAACTATATGAGCAAAATAAAGTGCCGCCTTCTCAGACTAGCGAAGTAGAAGGAAGTGTTGGAGGTGGAGTTGCACCACGGGCCACCACGAAAGCTCCTGCTGCAAATGAAGAACATGTTGCAAACAGTAGTAATTTGCAAGGGGGGATTACTACTTCCAAGTCAGGGACATTAAAGTTGGCGCCATCTCGTCCTGACCAATCTTATCTTGATAATCATGGTGCCCCGTCAAAGGCAACACAAAATCAAAGTGATGACCATGCAAGTTCAGACATGACTAGCATACCTAGCCACAAAAGAGATAGTGACTACGATCCAGAATCATCGAATCACTCTGAGGAACATGGTGACGAAGACCTAGAAAGTAAAACTGTGAGAAGTAAGATAAAGGAAAGAGGGGACTTGAAGGAAAAAAATCATGACCGAAATCTCAATTATAAAGAAAGCATTGATACAGACAAGGTAAAAGCGGCTCTAGAGAAAAGAAAGGCCCGTGGTGCTACAACTCGGAAAATGGACTTTACAGACGAGGATGATCTCATTGAGAGAGAACTGGAAGATGGTGTTGAACTGGCTGTTGAGAGTGAGAAAATCAAACAAGAGAGAAAGCAAAGCTTGTCCAAACACCCAGATGAGGAAGAAGATGGTCCCCAGGGAGTAGAACGGAATTCATTATCTGGGCAAGATTTCAACAATGTAGAAGGGGAATTGGATACTTTTGATGATGCTGACAGGGGATATCATTCACCAAATCCGAGCAATCGCAAGAGAAAAGTTGGGAGTCCACCTGACGAGACATTAGAGGGAAAGCAGCGGGTAGATTATATGCCCGCATCCCATCACGACAGCCAGCACGTTTTTCTTGAAGATAGAGAAAGAGATCACAAAAGGCATGTTCAAGGAAATCATGTTTGA